A stretch of the Haloarcula ordinaria genome encodes the following:
- the truA gene encoding tRNA pseudouridine(38-40) synthase TruA: MRAFRVAYDGRPYYGFQRQPDVETVEGTLLAALDRLDVTDGDVPAEYAAAGRTDAGVSAVSQTVAFEAPEWLSPSAFNSELPASVRAWASAEVPPAFHATHDASERRYTYHLHAPDADDDLSRAALSALTGDHDFHNLTPDAEGTRRTLDGALTRDGPFLVVRLEAGGFCRQLVRRVVGLLAEVARGESPLGKVDRVLASAPLEGPDGVAPAPAYPLVLTGVQYPEVTFEPDPEAAASAREVFADLRAERQAGARVADSVLDGLER, from the coding sequence ATGCGCGCGTTCCGCGTGGCCTACGACGGCCGACCGTACTACGGGTTCCAGCGCCAGCCGGACGTCGAGACGGTCGAGGGGACGCTGCTCGCGGCGCTCGACCGGCTGGACGTGACCGACGGGGACGTTCCAGCGGAGTACGCCGCTGCCGGGCGCACCGACGCCGGTGTCTCGGCAGTCTCCCAGACCGTCGCGTTCGAGGCGCCGGAGTGGCTGTCGCCGTCGGCGTTCAACAGCGAACTCCCGGCGAGCGTTCGCGCGTGGGCCAGCGCCGAGGTCCCGCCGGCGTTCCACGCGACACACGACGCCAGCGAGCGCCGGTACACCTACCATCTCCACGCGCCCGACGCCGACGACGACCTGTCGCGGGCGGCCCTCAGCGCGCTCACCGGCGACCACGACTTCCACAACCTCACGCCCGACGCCGAGGGGACGCGCCGGACGCTCGACGGGGCGCTGACGCGCGACGGGCCGTTTCTCGTCGTCAGACTCGAAGCCGGCGGGTTCTGTCGCCAGCTGGTGCGGCGCGTGGTCGGCCTGCTCGCCGAGGTCGCGCGCGGCGAGTCGCCGCTGGGAAAGGTCGACAGAGTACTCGCGAGCGCGCCGCTGGAGGGGCCAGACGGAGTCGCGCCGGCCCCCGCCTATCCGCTGGTGCTAACCGGCGTCCAGTACCCTGAGGTCACCTTCGAGCCGGACCCGGAGGCCGCCGCGAGCGCCCGCGAGGTGTTCGCCGACCTGCGGGCCGAACGACAGGCCGGCGCGCGGGTCGCCGACAGCGTCCTCGATGGCCTAGAGCGGTAG
- a CDS encoding GNAT family N-acetyltransferase — MESSAGEVTEFPRPPQTFTDRAGEEIRITAYDGGPDPLAAMYLDYDDASRAQGLPPRGEAQIREWLDDLLEAGLSVAAWHDDRVVGHAVLFPYDDTAELAIFVHPEYQTIGIGSRLIRILLGYGQANDLDHVWLAVERTNLVAMNLYKSVGFETTVRDRAEHEMELTL; from the coding sequence ATGGAGTCGTCCGCCGGGGAAGTCACCGAGTTCCCGCGCCCGCCACAGACGTTCACCGACCGGGCGGGAGAGGAGATTCGGATCACTGCCTACGACGGGGGGCCCGACCCGCTCGCGGCCATGTACCTCGACTACGACGACGCGTCGCGCGCCCAGGGATTACCGCCGCGGGGCGAGGCCCAGATTCGCGAGTGGCTCGACGACCTGCTCGAAGCGGGCCTGAGCGTCGCCGCCTGGCATGACGACCGCGTCGTCGGTCACGCGGTGCTGTTCCCGTACGACGACACGGCGGAGCTCGCTATCTTCGTCCACCCCGAGTACCAGACCATCGGCATCGGCTCGCGCCTCATCCGCATCCTGCTGGGCTACGGCCAGGCGAACGACCTGGACCACGTCTGGCTGGCGGTCGAACGGACGAACCTCGTCGCGATGAACCTCTACAAATCGGTCGGCTTCGAGACGACGGTCCGGGACCGGGCCGAACACGAGATGGAACTCACGCTCTGA